The genomic segment ACCAAACAACTCCGGGAATTAGAATGTGACGGAATAATACATCGAAAAGTATATCCTGTTGTACCGCCCAAAGTAGAGTATTCACTGACGAAACATGGCCATTCACTGACACCAATAGTAGATGCAATGGCTATATGGGGTGAGGCTCATAGTCAATTTGGCCCTGAAAAGTAACAGTAGGGTCAATATAGGAAATCTCTCTATGGGTCGAATGGCCCCAGCACAATAGAAAAATCATATATACAAAAATTCTGCCCTGAGCCGCCCCAGCCCCTTCTCTCCACATTGGCATGGCCGCTGATGATCAAACCGACCTGCCCATGGATCAGGGCAAGCAGGTAGTTCGTAAGTCCAGGGGTAACATCAGTATCGGCAATGGTCTGACAGGGGTCCGAACGGACAAGGCGATTATTGCAACGCCAGATTACCGATGAAGGTGGCCAAACAGTGACGTCATTAGTTCAAGCCCTTAATTTTTTTTAGGGCGAGCAGAGTCTCTTCAGGCTCCGTACGGTAAGAGTAATCGGGGTTGACATCAACCGAGGCAATGACACCATCCTGATCGATAAGATAGCGGGCAGGCATGGCCAAAGTCCAGGAGTCGTCTCCGTTGAGACGTTCCAGATCCACCTCAAAGGAGCGATAAATCTCCTTGAGATCTTCAGGGATGGGGTAAACAAGACCGAAGAGTCCGGCTACCCTGTTGCCGGTGTCGGTAAGGATTTCAAAACCAAGTTCCGAGTCCCGGACAATTTGCCGACTAAAGGGCTGCCTCTGGGGAGAGATGGCCAGAATGGTTGCTCCCTCCAATTTAATTTGCGGAAGGACCCCGTTCAGAGCTTCCAGCTCTGCAAGGCAGTAAGGTCACCACTGTCCTCGGAAAAAGGTGAGCACAAGAGGCCCCTTCTCCAAATAGGAGGAGAGGGGGATAGCGTTGCCAGTAGTATCGGCAAGGGTGAAATCTGGCACCTGATCTCCAACCTTCAGCACCTTGCCGAGGATACCGGAGTGCTTCAGATCTTCATTGACTCGGTGCATGATCTTAATCACCTCTACAGATGCACTCTCTGCGAACTCGGTGCGGATGGCGTCAAGTTTGTCTTGTAGTTTCATGGAACTGTCCTCTGCTTAAGAGTTAGTCTAATCTCTTCTCAACTGGCTTCGCCAGAATGGCACGGCCGAGACAAGCCAAAGAATCCCCCTACTGTGCTCATTGCCCAGAATCCAGCTGGTCATCTCGTTCTCTTTCAGTATACCTCCCCCATGATATCACGATGTCCCTGCAGGCTCAAATCCAGGCCGAGGAGAGACCGTTAGCAAAGGCAAGCATCCTCTCTGAGAGAGAATACCTGCTCTAATGCTGAACAGCTATCCTGAAGCGATCATCGCCTTACACTTACCATGGCCAGACCAACCACCTCGTCAATGGATGGCCGATCGGCGCCGCCCTTGACCATAACAAGCACGCCAACCAAGAGGGCAAAAAGGTAGTTTGTCAGGCCCTTAATATGCTTCTCTTTGGGGATATGCCCCTGGACCTGAGCGGCGCGGAGGCAGAGCTCAAAATCAGCCTTTTGCAAATCCCAGTGGTACTCTAACAGCTTTAGGGCCATCTCACCAAGCTGCGACCTCTCAACCACCGTGGTGACCAACAGACAACCATTGCCGCTTCTTGCGTAGGCATAATCAAGCCGATAACGAAAGAACTCCTCGATATTTGCCAGACCCAGGGGCTGGCGACGCAGCACATGCCCCCCCCCCTGATCAATGGCCCGGACATAATTATCAAGACATTCACTAAAAAGACCATCTTTACTACCGAACTCCTGATACATGCTATGCTTATTAAGCTTGGTCGCCTTAACCAAGTCATTAACAGAGGCCCCTTTATAACCCTTATCCAGAAACTCTAAGGTAGCTGCGTCCAGAACTTTCTGGGTATCATACTCTTTATGTCTACCCATCTCTCTCCTCCTCTTCAACTGTCACTATATGACAAAAGGTCCTTCTAACATGAAAAATTAAAGGGCTAAAAAATCACCCTCTGGCAACGCTAATCCCGCTCAGCGCCACAGTGCTGGCAGTGAGGCAGAAGGGCATGACGAATCTTATGGCAAACCGGACACTCCTCATGAAGGCAGGTACCGCAGGCAGGACAGGTATATGCCTCATCCTCACCGAGGTACTCCCTCTGCAGGGCTACCTTACCCACTGTCCTTCGGGTCCAGTAGAGAAACTTACGGGGCCCGCGCCGGATGGGATACTCACAGACCGGACAGAGAAAACATTCATAGGCCTCTCGATACTGTTTTGTCAACCACTGTGCCTTAGGAAAGGCCACCACCCTGATAAAGTGGATAAGGAGTCTGGCCACCGCAATAAGGAGAACGCCGATGAGAATATACTTAAAATATTTTTTAGGGAAATACTCATGGATGACCAGGGTGACCTTGAGCAGGGTCGCTCCCCCGAAGGCGAAAAAAAGTGGGAAATAGATACTTCCACGTTTTTTAAGGATCAAAATGGCGGCCAGAACGAGAAGAGGAAGGAGGATAAGGAGTTGCAGAGCCGCAAGCTTCAACCTATGGGCCCGATTGAGCCTATTATACTCTGCCCGAGCGGGTTTGCGTTGCTTATCCAGGCTCTGTTCCAGGGCCCTCTTCTCCCCTTCAAGCCCTTGCTTTTCGGCCATCAACTTCGACAGCTCCGTACTAAAGCCCTGATAGTTTTCCTGACTCTGGAGAAATTTGCTCAGGGTGGTTGAGAGATCACTCTGCTCCGTATCCGGCAGGGCAACTCCCTTCTGAATGCTCAGTTTCTGCAGCTCAATAAGCTGCTGGATGGTCTGCTGAAGGTTCTGGGAGCTATCGCCGACAACCCGCTGATCCTCCTTCATGCTGACAATCCGCCGGCCCAGATCGGTTATCTCCCCCTTAAGGGTTGTGCTCTTCCCCACCAGAGCAGAATCTATATGCTGTTTCTCAATCTCCACATAACGCGGCCCCCTGATGGACTTGATATCCTGCACCAGAAAACCAAGAGACCAGAAGATCAGAACGGCCAGACTCAGGGTAAAAAAATGGGTGGCAAAACGATTTATCCACGGCCCCTTGGGCTTCTGTTCACTCTTCATCCCTCATCCCCTCTTCTATGTTTTGTTGATTGATCTGGTGATCCTGCCGTTTAACACCGATTTTGCAATAGGCTTTGATGGGCACGCTCCGCTTCGCCACTTCGCCACTTCGCTACCGCTTCGCTGTTGCCCATCCTACGGGCTGTGCCCATAAGGAGGGCGTAGAATCGTGCTAATCCAGGCTAGTTAAACTCTACCATAATCTGATATACCTGTGGATTCAGTCTCTGCATATATTTATTGTCCGAGGAGAATCCCCCATCTCCCATGATCTGCCTGTAATCCTCCCCATCCCTATCTCCTGTGGCGCGGAGCCTGATAATTACCCGATTTGCAGTCCCGCCAAATGCCTGCTCAAGAAGACCACTTTTCCAGGAAAGCACCGTTCCACCATAATCCCAGCCAAATCCTGCCAGCTTAAATGGCCTGCCATTCAGCTCTTCTATCTCCTGCAGACTGCTACCCATGGCGATGCCGTGGACTGATCTCCATAGACGGCCATTAAGAGTTAGCCGAGCCGGAGCCGTCTGTCCCTGATCTTGCCAGAGTATCTCGACAGAGTCACCGGAGTCGGCAAAGAGAACCTCTGTGCCTGTCTCATACATACCCTCCCCCAGGCTTATGGGCGTATCCTTAACGGCCTCCTCTCCATAGATCCTTATCAGGTCAGACCTACCTGTCTGAGGCCCTATCTCCCCAACCTGATCCTTTGAGAAGAGAAAATTTCCTGCCAGGGCCGGGGCGGAGCAGAGGAGGATCAATAAAAGAGAGATTAAAAGAGATCTGCGGTGGATAGTTCCTAGCATGTTTTTCCTTTATGTGATTTATGATTTTTTGAGATTATATTAAATTGGTGGTTCAAGGGTCTGGCTTGGCAAAATGGCGGGATTACCACCGATTTTGCAATAGGCATTGATGTAGGCTGGGCAGCAGTGCAACGGCGAAGCGGAGTGTGCCCATCTTCTGCTCATCGCCAAGACAGACTTATTTTTTGAATTTTAACAAAAATAGTCTGCGCCCTTTTCAACAACACCTTAGCAGATCGGCAGGCTTTGATGGGCACGCTCCGCTTTGCCCATCCTACAGACTGTGCCCACAAGGAGGAATCTCTCATCAAACCATCCCTGCCCGCCTGAACTACCATCTCACCCGCCTAATCTTTTGAAGAAAGAAAATCACCTGCCGAGGCAGAGGACAGAGAAGAAAAACAGGGAGAAATATTAAAATAAATATGCGGTGCGCAGTTCCTCACATTTTTTAGTAGCGTTGTATCTGAGGGTATATACCCACAGGTTGAGCAATTCTTGAATAGCATTTTGTAGTGCAATTAGTATATTTTCTATTTAAGAAACCCATAGAATTTACTAATAGATGACGCAAGAAGGCTGCCTGCTACACCCACATTTATATCCCACGCAGTTGTACCCGTTTT from the Desulfotalea psychrophila LSv54 genome contains:
- a CDS encoding winged helix-turn-helix transcriptional regulator, with product MIIKSPCPVTTTLSVIGGKWKLIILYIIRDEKKRFGEIKKIIPAITQKMLTKQLRELECDGIIHRKVYPVVPPKVEYSLTKHGHSLTPIVDAMAIWGEAHSQFGPEK
- a CDS encoding thioredoxin domain-containing protein: MKLQDKLDAIRTEFAESASVEVIKIMHRVNEDLKHSGILGKVLKVGDQVPDFTLADTTGNAIPLSSYLEKGPLVLTFFRGQW
- a CDS encoding TetR/AcrR family transcriptional regulator; the encoded protein is MGRHKEYDTQKVLDAATLEFLDKGYKGASVNDLVKATKLNKHSMYQEFGSKDGLFSECLDNYVRAIDQGGGHVLRRQPLGLANIEEFFRYRLDYAYARSGNGCLLVTTVVERSQLGEMALKLLEYHWDLQKADFELCLRAAQVQGHIPKEKHIKGLTNYLFALLVGVLVMVKGGADRPSIDEVVGLAMVSVRR
- a CDS encoding zinc ribbon domain-containing protein, with product MKSEQKPKGPWINRFATHFFTLSLAVLIFWSLGFLVQDIKSIRGPRYVEIEKQHIDSALVGKSTTLKGEITDLGRRIVSMKEDQRVVGDSSQNLQQTIQQLIELQKLSIQKGVALPDTEQSDLSTTLSKFLQSQENYQGFSTELSKLMAEKQGLEGEKRALEQSLDKQRKPARAEYNRLNRAHRLKLAALQLLILLPLLVLAAILILKKRGSIYFPLFFAFGGATLLKVTLVIHEYFPKKYFKYILIGVLLIAVARLLIHFIRVVAFPKAQWLTKQYREAYECFLCPVCEYPIRRGPRKFLYWTRRTVGKVALQREYLGEDEAYTCPACGTCLHEECPVCHKIRHALLPHCQHCGAERD